CTTTAGCATAATCTTCAGATTCGGAACCATTCCATCCAGTATCAAAGTTTGGCTCTTTTATATCAAGTTTGTCTTTTATAATTGTATTATCTATCTCTACTCTATTTGCTGCTAATGCCTCTAAATAATCATATTTAGATTTATCCTTGTAATAATCCTTTAATTCATCAATAACCTTTTGGGTTCTTTGTTGTAATGTCTGGTCAGGTGCAACTGTCAATTTAATGGGTTTTTCTGTTTCAACTTCTTTGTTACCTTTATAGCCAGATTGATACACACTTTCTGTCACAGTTTCTCCCGTTGTTACTTCTGTCTTATCCAAACAAAATTCAGATTCTAATTTTTCTGCTCTTACTACTGATATACTGAATAATCCTGTTCCTAAAGATGTCATCAGCAATGTAAATACTAATAATATTGATACTATCTTAGTGTACTTTTTCATCTTTGACCCCCTCAAATAATATGTATAAAAATGATTAAACGCTTTACTTTAAAAAATAAAACAAACCATAATATCCCCCCTTATGTTAAATAAAAAAAGACGTCCCATTTAAATGAAGATATAAGATATCTCCATCTAAATAGAAACGCCTCTAGTTTTCTAGTCAGCATTTGATTTCATTTTACAATTTAATTGATTTTTTAACTTCTTCTACCCTTATAGGGATATTATTCTGTACTACTATCTTTAACTCTCCATATCCTGTTTTTCTAATAAGTTCAATGAGATTTCTTTCTTTAGCATTTAAATAAAGCTTTGTTTGTGGCATAGCCATTATCTTCAGCCCCCTTATGCTATTCTAAAAATAACTAGCCTTATAGTTATATACAAAGTATATAATCATCTAATTTGTATATTAAACTCCTACCAATACCTTTTCCATAATCTTTGTAGGAGATATATCATTAGTTATCAACACATATCTAATATTTTTAATGCTACAAATCTTTTTTTGTTCATCTATGAAGTTTCCTATTTTTTCGGTGTATATTTTTTTTACTCTGTCATTCATATCTATTAATCTATCATATCCTGATTCCATTTTTATTGATTTAAATTCATCTAGAAAATCTGGGATTATTTCTTCTTGAGCTAATACTTGAATTATTACAACTTCTTGGTCATCTCCAGATAAACTGTCTAAAATATTTTCAAGATTTTTACCAAATAAATCAGATATAACAAAGGTAATACCCTTTTTATAATCCCTTACCTGTGCTATAGCATTGAAATCCGTCTTACCATATATATCTATAGAATCTAATTTAAGTTCTACTGTATGAATAGATTCCATACCTTGAACAGATTGACAAAGAATTTGTAAATCTTGATTAAACCCATATATAGTAAGCTTATTCATCTGTTTTAAAGCAGTATATCCTAATTCCAGTGCAAGCAATTTAGCTATATCCCATTTATTAGGATTACCATAATCCATAGATGCACTTATATCAATGAATATATTTATATCTGATTGTCCCTTTCCCAAACTGGTTCACCTTCTTCAATTCTTTAAATGTTAGAAAGTCTCTATTTACTTTTTGTCATGATTTTTCAAAATAAAAAAACCTTTTCTCTCAGGAAAAGGTTTTCGATATACTATACCATAGGTTTAAAGACAAAATGGAATAACTACTATTTATACATACAAATAATACACCTAAGTAAAAGTTTGTCTTTTAAACACAAGAAATTTATAATATATCTTCCCTTCCTCTAAGTCGGAGGATAATAGAAGAATATGATATCAGATCTCCTGACTTACGGATCATCTTACAGCCAAACCTTCCCATCATAATGACAGTGGTCTATAATGGCATTCATCCCCGCTTACAGTTGCGACTACAGTAAAGGTTTCTCACCTTTTTCCCTGATTATCATATTATTTTAGATTATATTAGCTACTATACTTTAGATTATACCATTACAATAAATATTGTCAATATTATTAAATTTTAGCTTTGTAATGCCAAACTATGATAATATTAATTTTACAAAGAAATGTCCCACAATAATTGTTAGATTATTGCGAGACACCTATTTGTTCAAATTTAATATATAATTCTATTCTTTATTTTACATTTTCAATAAATCGCTTAAATATAGTTGATACCTCTGCTCTACTGGCGTTAGCTAAAGGGTTAAGTTTATTGTCTTCTTTACCTATCATTAATTCACTGCCTACAGCCCATGTCATGGCTTCTCTTGCCCAGTTACTTATATTTTCTTTGTCAGTGAATATTTCCATATTTCCTTTTATTTCAGTATTTAATCCCTTTATCTCTGCATATCTATATAACATTACAGCTAACTGTTCCCTTGTAATATTATTTTCAGGCTTAAATTCCGTATCAGTTATACCTTTTACTATAGATCTTTCTAATGTCCACTTTATTGCCTCTGCATACCATTGATCATCTTTGACATCTATAAAAGATTTTCCTAACCCATTTATGGATGGTGAACCATCAAGTCTATAAAGGACTGTAACAAGCATTCCTCTTGTCATAGTCAAGTTTGGGCTGAAGGTTTTCTCTCCAGTTCCTGTGAATAGTCCTTTTTGTACAGCATACATTACACTTTCATAGAACCAATCATCTTCTTTTACATCAATAAAACTTATACTATTGTCATATCCTACTATATAATATGATAAATGATCTGTTTTAAATATTACAAACTCTGTTTTTTCATTATATCTGGATTTTATTTTTTTCAGTTCCCCTTTATCATTTAAATGCCATACTGATACTTTATCCTTCTTTTGTCCCGCTTTCAGTTTATATGGTAGGGATATAGTTATTTGTTTTCCTCCAAATGATGATATCTTATCTTCTTTGCTCATTATACTTATATTGTATATTATTTCTTCTTTTACTGTAGATTTCTGCCGTTGTGTGAGCTTTTCTTCTTTTATTTTATCTATTATTATTTTAATATCTTCTCCTTTTGCCTGTTTTGATATTTCTTTTAATGCCTTATTAGGTATTGATATGGTAGCTATTGGTGTTTTTAGATTCAAATCAAGTCTTTCCTTTGATATCTCATCTACTGAAATTTTGGGTACTTCTATATTTGCTTTTGATATCTCTTTACCCTTAGCCATATTGATTGTAATGCTAGTTATATCACTGTCCTCTATCTCTTTTAATATATCTTTTATCTGATCTGTTGTCACTTTTGAATTAGCTATTCCATTTTTAATTTTAGTTTCTGCTTTTATATCTACTGTGTTTTCTGCAATGGTTTCTTCTATAGGTATTTCTTCACTTCCTTTTATTTTTGAAGGCACGTTTCCTGAATCAAATGCTCCAAGTTCTTTAAGTTTATCTATTGCATCATTATAGTTTTTAACATCTCCTACTGTGATGTATAGCTTTTGTTTGTCTGTAAGTTTCTTATATGCCTTATCTGCTTCCATAATTTTATCTTTATCTTTAAGGGTTACCCTAGAAGTAACTGGAATCTTTTTAAGCAAATCCTTAACAGCTTCAATTTCCTTAAAGAAAATAATACGATTTTCTACATCTTCAAGCCTTTGAATATTTGTTACCTTGGACTGCTCAGATGAAGATAGTATTTCAAAAATATCTCTAATACTTTTAATTTCATCTTCATCTAAAAGTGTGATTTTTCCTATTGATGGCAATTCATCTATTAGTGATATAAGGTGTTCTGCTCCATTGTCTGGTGTAATTATATTAAGTCTGTACCATGTTCCAGTATAGTTTCGTTTCTCCGTTTCTTGATTATTCATAGACGGCCATGCATATTCTCCTACTCCTATATTGATATAATCTCCCGAACGTACAGGTATATACTGGGTTCGTTTATAAAAGGATACTCCTTCTTTATTACTAGTAACTCTATCATTTAAGAAGGTCTTTACCAAATAATTTCTATTTGATGCCGTAGGTGTAACCTTTAGCTTTTTAATATTTGATGGGAGAATCAAAGTATATTCATTTATATCAGAATCAAATGATGGATAAAGAGTACCTTTGCTAAGCTTAAGTTTAGCCAGGGAGGTGTCTGAATTTCCCCAAGTACCTCCTAAATCTTCACCTAGATTTTGTGTAAACATTACTCGGATTTCATCCCCTCTAGAAAGCTTTCCATTACTAACTGAAAACTTTTGGAAACCTTCGTTGACAAAGAAGTCATTTAATGTTCCCATCCAACCAGAACCTGATGTTCCATCAAACTCACCAAGGGATTTTCCATCCTTTGTAATACTGGCTAGATACTCAATCTCATAATCATCAATACCTCTAGGCTTTGAACCA
Above is a window of Clostridiisalibacter paucivorans DSM 22131 DNA encoding:
- a CDS encoding DUF2292 domain-containing protein, whose amino-acid sequence is MAMPQTKLYLNAKERNLIELIRKTGYGELKIVVQNNIPIRVEEVKKSIKL